A genome region from Hydrogenoanaerobacterium saccharovorans includes the following:
- the ilvC gene encoding ketol-acid reductoisomerase — MAKMFYDKDCDQNLLKGKTVSIIGYGSQGHAHALNLKDSGVNVVVGLRGSSENCEKAKKAGLTVMEVSDAVAAGDLVMLLVPDELAADVYKASVAPNLKSDAMLLFAHGFNIHYNQIVPAPNCDVAMVAPKGPGHTVRSQYLEGRGVPSLFAVYQNHSGMARELAMAYAAGIGAGRAGIMETTFKEETETDLFGEQAVLCGGVTELMKAGFDTLVEAGYSPEMAYFECVHEMKLIVDLINSGGFAMMRYSISDTAEFGDYCTGKRIVTQETRKEMKKVLHEIQDGTFASKWISENRAAGRAHFLATRRMEAEHPVEKVGAQLRKMMSWLKK; from the coding sequence ATGGCAAAAATGTTTTACGACAAGGACTGCGACCAAAACTTATTAAAAGGCAAAACGGTATCCATTATCGGCTATGGCAGCCAAGGGCATGCACATGCACTCAACCTGAAAGACAGCGGTGTGAATGTGGTAGTGGGTTTGCGCGGCAGCTCTGAAAATTGTGAAAAGGCAAAAAAAGCAGGGCTTACCGTGATGGAGGTATCTGACGCGGTTGCCGCAGGAGATTTGGTAATGCTCTTGGTACCGGATGAACTGGCTGCTGATGTTTATAAAGCTTCTGTTGCGCCCAACCTCAAAAGCGATGCAATGCTGCTGTTTGCCCACGGATTTAACATCCACTACAACCAAATTGTGCCTGCACCTAATTGCGATGTTGCTATGGTAGCGCCCAAAGGCCCGGGGCACACTGTTCGCTCGCAGTACCTCGAGGGCAGAGGGGTTCCGTCTTTGTTTGCGGTTTATCAGAATCATTCGGGTATGGCGCGTGAACTCGCTATGGCATACGCCGCAGGGATTGGTGCGGGACGTGCGGGTATTATGGAAACAACATTTAAAGAGGAAACCGAAACAGATTTGTTCGGTGAGCAGGCGGTGTTGTGCGGCGGTGTTACCGAGCTGATGAAAGCAGGTTTTGATACCCTCGTTGAAGCGGGATATTCCCCTGAAATGGCATATTTCGAATGTGTACATGAAATGAAACTGATTGTAGACCTTATTAATAGCGGTGGCTTTGCTATGATGCGCTATTCCATCAGCGATACTGCCGAGTTTGGTGATTACTGCACCGGTAAACGCATTGTTACACAAGAAACCCGTAAGGAAATGAAAAAAGTGCTGCACGAGATTCAGGACGGTACCTTTGCAAGCAAATGGATTTCTGAAAACCGTGCGGCGGGGCGTGCTCACTTCCTTGCCACAAGGCGCATGGAGGCAGAACATCCGGTTGAAAAAGTTGGTGCACAGCTAAGAAAAATGATGAGCTGGCTGAAAAAGTAA
- the ilvD gene encoding dihydroxy-acid dehydratase, which translates to MKEKSCQVTQGAERAPHRSLFYACGFTEEEISRPLIGVVSAFSEIVPGHIHLDKIAQAAKDGVRMAGGTPILFPSIGVCDGISMGHAGMCYSLPSRELIADSIETMAMAHCFDGLVLIPNCDKVVPGMVMAAARLNISSIVVSGGPMLAGKNNAQDISLSKMFEAVGAYKAGFITESDLSQLEHDACPGCGSCAGMYTANSMNCLCEAIGMALPGNGTIPAVYALRVQLAKQAGMQIMHLLNKSIKPRDILTKQAFENALAVDMALGCSTNSVLHLLAIAHEAGVDIDLSLINHISAKTPNLCRLAPAGDFHIEDLYAAGGVKAVMAELAKKDYLHSQAITVTGYTVKENLENAHLSGADGTVIRSIDKPYSSSGGIAVLWGNIARDGCVVKQSAVAPEMLVHSGPARVFDSEEDAIAAIFSGSILAGDVVVIRYEGPRGGPGMREMLGPTSALAGMGLDKQVALITDGRFSGASRGASIGHISPEAASDGEIGLLRDGDIIHIDIPCNKINAEITQEEFIKRKGTKVPPQRHLHGWLARYAKFVSSANTGAAFTE; encoded by the coding sequence ATGAAAGAAAAAAGCTGTCAGGTAACGCAGGGTGCAGAGCGGGCACCGCATCGCTCGCTGTTTTATGCTTGTGGATTTACAGAGGAAGAAATTTCTCGTCCGCTCATCGGTGTGGTGTCTGCATTCAGCGAGATTGTGCCGGGCCACATCCATCTTGATAAAATTGCGCAGGCAGCAAAAGACGGCGTGCGTATGGCAGGCGGTACACCGATTTTGTTCCCGTCCATTGGTGTTTGCGACGGAATTTCGATGGGCCATGCCGGCATGTGCTATTCCCTCCCATCAAGAGAACTAATTGCAGATTCGATTGAGACAATGGCAATGGCACACTGCTTTGACGGCTTAGTGCTGATACCAAACTGTGACAAGGTAGTGCCGGGGATGGTTATGGCTGCTGCAAGGCTGAATATCTCGTCTATTGTGGTGAGCGGAGGCCCTATGCTTGCGGGTAAAAACAATGCTCAAGATATCAGCCTTTCTAAAATGTTCGAAGCGGTAGGCGCTTACAAAGCGGGGTTCATTACCGAATCCGATTTATCACAGCTGGAGCATGACGCGTGCCCCGGATGCGGCTCTTGTGCAGGGATGTACACCGCCAACAGCATGAACTGCCTTTGCGAGGCAATTGGAATGGCTCTGCCCGGCAACGGTACAATACCTGCTGTGTACGCATTGAGAGTTCAGCTTGCAAAGCAGGCAGGGATGCAGATTATGCATCTTTTAAATAAGTCAATCAAACCCAGAGATATTTTGACGAAACAGGCATTTGAAAATGCGCTTGCTGTAGATATGGCGTTGGGTTGCAGTACAAACAGCGTGCTGCATCTGCTGGCGATTGCCCACGAAGCAGGTGTTGATATTGATTTGTCCCTTATCAATCACATCAGTGCCAAAACCCCAAACCTTTGCAGACTTGCCCCTGCGGGAGACTTTCATATTGAAGATTTGTATGCCGCAGGCGGTGTGAAGGCGGTTATGGCTGAACTGGCAAAAAAAGATTATCTGCACTCGCAGGCAATTACCGTTACAGGATATACGGTGAAAGAAAACCTTGAAAATGCGCATTTAAGCGGAGCGGATGGTACGGTGATTCGTTCGATTGATAAACCGTATTCATCTTCCGGCGGTATTGCTGTGTTGTGGGGCAATATTGCACGCGATGGATGCGTTGTAAAGCAATCGGCAGTTGCACCCGAAATGCTTGTGCACAGCGGGCCTGCTCGTGTTTTTGACAGCGAAGAAGATGCGATTGCAGCAATTTTTTCGGGCAGCATTCTGGCAGGCGATGTCGTTGTAATCCGATACGAAGGGCCGCGCGGAGGCCCCGGTATGCGAGAAATGCTTGGCCCAACGTCAGCCTTAGCGGGTATGGGGCTTGATAAACAGGTTGCACTTATTACAGACGGACGTTTTTCGGGTGCATCCAGAGGTGCCTCCATCGGTCATATTTCACCCGAGGCGGCGTCAGACGGAGAAATCGGGCTACTGCGAGATGGTGACATCATTCATATTGATATCCCCTGCAACAAGATAAATGCTGAGATTACTCAAGAAGAATTTATAAAAAGAAAAGGAACAAAAGTACCACCCCAGCGCCATCTGCATGGGTGGCTTGCACGCTATGCCAAGTTTGTAAGCTCGGCAAATACAGGCGCTGCTTTCACTGAATAA
- the ilvA gene encoding threonine ammonia-lyase encodes MTVKEVESAAERLKYIVHHTPVNSSRTFSEMSGTELFIKCENLQKTGSFKVRGAYNKLAKMAEKGETDSVVSSSAGNHAQGVAYAASARRMNATIVMPRSTPIAKVAATSGYGANVVLHGDCYDDAYQKALEIQQETGAVFVHPFDDEDVIAGQGTVALEIFKDIPTVDAVLIPAGGGGLLAGMACYIKQINPRVKVIGVQAQGANAIVQSFQAKSHLSTETSFTIADGISVKVPGKTTTELINSYVDEMVTVTDEEIADAILLLLERTKMLVEPAGAASLAAALHKKINLNGQRVVCVLSGGNIDVSFIHKIVEKGLITRGRQLKFGTVMLDIPGSLQHFSAIVASCGANIIMVQYDRLHADLRLNEAILHIVCEVSGTKHGQDVIEKLAQNGYKVFLE; translated from the coding sequence ATGACTGTAAAAGAAGTTGAATCGGCAGCAGAACGGCTGAAGTACATTGTACATCATACCCCCGTAAACTCATCGCGAACATTTTCTGAAATGAGCGGCACAGAGTTATTTATTAAATGCGAAAATCTTCAAAAAACAGGTTCGTTCAAAGTCCGCGGTGCTTACAACAAGCTTGCAAAAATGGCTGAAAAAGGCGAGACAGATTCCGTAGTGTCCTCCAGTGCCGGCAACCATGCGCAGGGGGTAGCCTATGCGGCATCTGCACGCAGGATGAATGCTACGATTGTTATGCCTCGCAGTACGCCCATTGCCAAGGTTGCTGCCACAAGCGGATATGGCGCAAATGTGGTTTTGCATGGCGATTGCTATGATGATGCTTACCAAAAAGCACTGGAGATTCAGCAAGAAACAGGTGCGGTGTTTGTTCATCCGTTTGATGATGAGGATGTGATTGCGGGGCAAGGTACCGTTGCCCTGGAAATATTCAAAGACATTCCTACAGTCGATGCGGTGCTCATCCCTGCGGGCGGCGGCGGATTGCTTGCGGGAATGGCATGTTACATCAAACAAATCAATCCGCGTGTCAAGGTAATCGGGGTGCAGGCTCAGGGCGCAAATGCAATTGTACAATCATTTCAGGCAAAGTCGCACCTGTCTACCGAAACATCGTTTACCATAGCGGACGGTATCTCGGTAAAAGTACCCGGTAAAACCACAACAGAGCTTATCAACAGTTATGTAGATGAAATGGTTACTGTCACAGATGAAGAAATTGCAGATGCTATTCTTTTGCTTTTAGAGCGTACCAAAATGCTGGTTGAACCTGCAGGCGCAGCATCCCTTGCGGCGGCTCTTCATAAAAAAATCAACCTAAACGGCCAGCGTGTGGTATGTGTGCTTTCGGGCGGAAATATCGATGTAAGCTTTATTCACAAAATTGTTGAGAAAGGGTTGATTACACGCGGGCGGCAGCTTAAATTCGGTACAGTCATGCTGGATATCCCGGGAAGCCTACAGCATTTTTCGGCGATTGTTGCAAGCTGCGGTGCAAACATCATTATGGTTCAGTACGACCGATTGCACGCAGACCTTCGCCTTAACGAAGCAATTTTGCACATTGTGTGCGAAGTAAGCGGTACAAAACATGGGCAAGACGTGATAGAAAAACTGGCACAAAACGGATATAAGGTGTTTTTAGAATAG
- the ilvB gene encoding biosynthetic-type acetolactate synthase large subunit, which produces MQMTGAQILIQALLDQGVEVIFGYPGGAVLNIYDALYERRNELCHIVTSHEQGAAHAADGYARSTAKTGVVLATSGPGATNLVTGIATAFHDSVPLVAITGNVPTDLIGRDSFQEVDIAGITNPITKHNYIVKDVNNLADTVREAFVIANSGRKGPVLIDIPKDVTAAKTEYTPKPMFVPRKNLFPPENDLSRALSAIEQAERPLIYAGGGVVFSDASKLLSVFSKKICAPVCVSMMGISSVPYNDMFYLGMIGMHGTSTANIAARDCDLLIAVGSRFSDRVAGNRHKFASNAKVLHIDIDPSEISKNVNARLSLIGDAPQILKELTERCEQKTNSEWIHKLLQHKALNTLPCVYDEQGLNPREVITKLQTVVGEDALIVTDVGQHQMLTAQYYPFTKPRSFISSCGLGTMGYGLGAAIGAKVGNPNRPVVLITGDGSFHMNMNELAVAVSNQIPVVILVMNNGVLGMVHQWQRLFYQERYAYTEIHRATDFVKLAEAFGAVGMRLKERSDIEQTLKAALECKKPCVVDCSIDIKERVYPIIPPGGTEQDMIFSD; this is translated from the coding sequence ATGCAGATGACAGGTGCGCAGATATTAATACAGGCATTGCTAGATCAAGGAGTCGAGGTCATCTTTGGATACCCGGGCGGTGCCGTACTTAACATTTATGATGCCCTCTATGAAAGACGAAATGAACTATGCCACATCGTCACCTCGCACGAACAGGGTGCCGCGCATGCAGCCGATGGGTACGCGCGTTCAACCGCAAAAACAGGTGTGGTACTGGCAACCTCAGGCCCGGGGGCAACCAATCTTGTAACCGGTATTGCAACAGCATTTCACGATTCTGTTCCTCTGGTAGCCATTACAGGCAATGTACCCACCGATTTAATTGGGAGGGACAGCTTTCAAGAAGTAGACATTGCGGGAATCACCAACCCCATCACCAAACACAATTACATTGTAAAAGACGTAAATAATTTAGCTGACACAGTGAGAGAAGCTTTTGTAATCGCCAATTCGGGGCGCAAAGGGCCGGTGCTTATCGATATCCCCAAAGATGTTACCGCTGCGAAAACAGAATATACGCCGAAACCGATGTTTGTACCGCGCAAAAATCTCTTTCCCCCAGAGAACGATTTATCCCGTGCCCTATCGGCTATCGAACAGGCAGAACGTCCCCTTATTTACGCAGGCGGCGGTGTGGTTTTTTCCGATGCATCCAAGTTACTCTCAGTTTTTTCAAAAAAAATATGCGCACCTGTTTGCGTGAGTATGATGGGTATCAGCTCTGTGCCATACAACGATATGTTTTATTTGGGGATGATTGGAATGCATGGTACCTCTACCGCAAACATTGCAGCACGTGATTGCGACCTGCTAATTGCTGTAGGCAGCCGCTTTTCTGACAGAGTTGCCGGCAACCGCCATAAATTTGCATCCAATGCAAAAGTTCTGCACATCGACATCGATCCTTCGGAGATTTCAAAAAATGTAAACGCGCGCCTTTCTTTAATAGGCGATGCGCCGCAGATTTTAAAGGAACTGACAGAGCGCTGCGAGCAAAAAACAAACAGCGAATGGATTCATAAACTCTTACAGCACAAAGCGCTCAATACACTCCCTTGTGTATACGATGAGCAAGGCTTAAACCCACGGGAAGTTATCACGAAGCTGCAAACGGTGGTTGGCGAAGATGCCCTTATTGTTACGGATGTAGGGCAACATCAAATGCTTACGGCACAGTATTACCCATTTACAAAACCACGTTCTTTTATCAGTTCATGTGGGTTGGGTACCATGGGGTATGGTTTGGGGGCTGCCATCGGTGCAAAAGTGGGCAACCCAAACCGCCCTGTGGTGCTTATTACGGGGGACGGGAGTTTTCATATGAATATGAACGAGCTTGCCGTTGCTGTGTCCAATCAAATTCCGGTTGTGATTTTGGTAATGAACAACGGGGTGCTTGGTATGGTTCATCAGTGGCAAAGGCTATTCTATCAAGAGCGATACGCTTATACCGAAATTCACCGTGCTACCGACTTTGTAAAGCTGGCAGAAGCCTTTGGAGCAGTTGGAATGCGTTTAAAAGAGCGTTCGGACATCGAGCAAACACTAAAAGCGGCACTTGAGTGCAAAAAGCCTTGTGTAGTGGATTGCAGTATTGATATCAAAGAGCGTGTCTATCCTATTATCCCGCCGGGTGGTACGGAGCAAGATATGATTTTTAGTGATTAG
- the ilvN gene encoding acetolactate synthase small subunit, which translates to MEQGILSLLVSNHFGVLTKVTGLFSRRGFNIKALSVGETENKEFSRITILTEGNSAQLEQIYKQVSKLEEVKAVKILPNNRLMERELMLVKVATQSKNADLQRLCAEYSAKITSVSQDCTIIEASGSMFKIDRLIEQIKPLGILELSRTGITALELCRNTLSEEYTDAAAFN; encoded by the coding sequence TTGGAGCAAGGGATATTATCATTGTTGGTGTCGAACCATTTTGGTGTGCTCACCAAAGTAACGGGTTTGTTCAGCCGCAGAGGGTTTAACATTAAAGCATTGTCGGTAGGCGAAACAGAAAACAAAGAATTTTCACGTATCACCATATTAACAGAAGGCAACTCTGCGCAACTTGAGCAGATATACAAGCAGGTAAGTAAGTTGGAGGAAGTAAAAGCAGTTAAAATACTCCCCAATAATAGGCTGATGGAGCGGGAGTTAATGTTGGTAAAGGTAGCAACACAAAGCAAAAATGCCGATTTGCAGCGGCTGTGTGCAGAGTATTCAGCCAAAATTACCTCGGTTTCTCAAGATTGTACCATTATAGAAGCGAGCGGCTCTATGTTTAAAATTGACAGGCTCATTGAGCAAATCAAGCCTTTGGGTATTTTAGAGCTCAGCCGAACAGGCATTACCGCATTGGAGCTTTGCCGAAACACACTCTCTGAAGAATACACAGATGCAGCAGCGTTTAATTAA
- the hydG gene encoding [FeFe] hydrogenase H-cluster radical SAM maturase HydG yields the protein MYNVKSPKAEEFICHDEVLETLAYAEKNKHNAELIDSILEKAKLRKGLTHREAAVLLDCDIKEKNEELYRLAEQIKKDFYGNRIVMFAPLYLSNYCVNGCVYCPYHQKNKHIARKKLTQEEVKREVIALQDMGHKRLAIEAGEDPAMNPIEYILECIDTIYSIKHKNGEIRRVNINIAATTVENYKKLKDAGIGTYILFQETYHKESYERLHPTGPKHNYTYHTEAMDRAMQGGIDDVGLGVLFGLELYRYEFAALLMHAEHLEAAFGVGPHTISVPRIRHADDIDPSAFDNGIDDEIFAKIVACIRVAVPYTGMIISTRESQKCRERVLHLGISQISGGSKTSVGGYAQPEPDTEKSEQFDVSDTRTLDEIVKWLMELGYIPSFCTACYREGRTGDRFMSLCKSGQIQNCCHPNALMTLKEYLEDYASQETREIGEKLILKELANIPKEKVREIVVQNLEKISCGTRDFRF from the coding sequence ATGTATAACGTAAAGTCACCAAAAGCAGAAGAATTTATTTGCCACGATGAGGTTTTGGAAACCCTCGCTTATGCAGAGAAGAACAAACACAACGCCGAGCTGATCGACAGCATCCTTGAAAAGGCGAAACTGAGAAAAGGCCTTACCCACAGAGAAGCAGCTGTTTTGCTCGACTGCGACATCAAAGAAAAAAACGAAGAGCTCTACCGCCTTGCCGAGCAAATTAAAAAAGATTTTTACGGCAACCGCATTGTTATGTTTGCACCGCTTTATCTTTCTAACTACTGCGTAAACGGGTGTGTATACTGCCCGTATCACCAAAAAAACAAGCACATTGCCCGCAAAAAGCTAACGCAAGAAGAAGTAAAACGTGAGGTTATTGCACTGCAAGATATGGGGCACAAGCGCTTGGCAATTGAGGCGGGAGAAGACCCTGCCATGAACCCGATCGAGTATATTTTAGAGTGTATCGATACCATTTACAGTATCAAGCATAAAAACGGTGAGATTCGCCGTGTCAACATTAATATTGCAGCGACAACGGTTGAAAACTACAAAAAACTCAAAGATGCGGGCATCGGCACCTACATTCTTTTTCAAGAGACCTACCACAAAGAAAGCTACGAAAGGCTGCACCCAACAGGCCCGAAACATAACTATACTTATCATACCGAGGCAATGGACAGAGCCATGCAGGGTGGAATTGATGATGTTGGGCTGGGAGTGCTGTTTGGTTTGGAACTGTACCGTTATGAATTTGCTGCCCTGTTAATGCATGCCGAGCATTTGGAGGCTGCATTTGGTGTAGGCCCGCATACCATCAGTGTACCCAGAATTCGCCACGCCGACGATATTGACCCCAGTGCGTTTGATAACGGGATTGATGATGAAATCTTTGCAAAAATCGTCGCCTGTATCCGCGTAGCCGTGCCGTATACCGGTATGATTATATCCACACGCGAAAGCCAAAAATGCCGCGAACGTGTGCTGCATCTTGGCATATCGCAAATCAGCGGAGGCTCTAAAACAAGCGTGGGCGGCTATGCACAGCCTGAACCTGACACTGAAAAATCGGAGCAGTTTGATGTTAGCGACACGAGAACTCTCGATGAAATAGTAAAATGGCTCATGGAGCTTGGCTACATCCCCAGTTTTTGCACAGCATGCTACCGCGAAGGCAGAACAGGCGACCGCTTTATGAGCCTGTGCAAGAGCGGGCAGATTCAGAATTGCTGCCACCCCAATGCGCTTATGACGCTGAAAGAGTATTTGGAGGATTATGCCTCCCAAGAAACTCGCGAAATCGGAGAAAAGCTGATTTTGAAAGAGCTTGCCAACATCCCCAAAGAAAAGGTAAGAGAAATTGTCGTGCAGAATCTTGAAAAAATCAGCTGCGGTACCCGCGATTTCCGCTTTTAA
- the hydF gene encoding [FeFe] hydrogenase H-cluster maturation GTPase HydF, with amino-acid sequence MSLNHTPSANRIHIGFFGRRNAGKSSVVNAVTGQNLAIVSDMKGTTTDPVFKAMELLPLGPVMIIDTPGLDDEGELGKLRVQKSYQVLNKTDIAVLVVDATIGRTAYDEAIIESFQQKNIPYLVVYNKLDLCSNQHSALPNEIWVSAETRDNIAELKELIAKQVPQDIAKYPIVSDLILPMDFVVLVVPIDSAAPKGRLILPQQQTIREVLEAGAAAIAVKETELQHTLNSLGKKPKLVITDSQAFKQVSEVTPKDILLTSFSILFARHKGSLEQAVMGAKAVDSLCDGDAVLISEGCTHHRQCEDIGTVKLPKWITDYTRKALKFEFTSGTEFPKDLQKYKLVIHCGGCMLNEREMKYRLQCAEYQNVPITNYGILIAYIHGILQRSIEVFPNISALL; translated from the coding sequence ATGAGCCTAAACCATACCCCTTCCGCCAACCGCATTCATATCGGTTTTTTTGGCAGACGAAATGCAGGAAAATCAAGTGTAGTAAATGCTGTAACGGGGCAAAACCTTGCAATTGTTTCGGACATGAAAGGCACTACAACCGACCCGGTTTTTAAAGCAATGGAGCTTCTTCCTCTCGGCCCTGTTATGATCATTGACACCCCAGGGCTGGACGATGAAGGTGAACTTGGCAAACTGCGTGTGCAGAAAAGTTATCAGGTGCTGAACAAAACAGATATCGCCGTGCTTGTTGTAGACGCAACCATCGGCAGAACCGCCTATGATGAGGCAATCATTGAGAGCTTTCAGCAAAAAAACATTCCTTATCTGGTTGTGTACAATAAGCTTGACCTGTGCAGTAATCAGCACAGCGCCTTACCAAACGAAATTTGGGTAAGCGCCGAGACACGAGACAATATTGCAGAACTGAAAGAATTAATTGCAAAACAGGTGCCGCAAGACATTGCAAAATACCCGATTGTATCCGACCTGATTTTACCGATGGATTTTGTGGTTCTGGTTGTTCCCATCGATTCTGCCGCACCCAAAGGCAGGTTGATTTTACCACAGCAGCAAACAATCCGCGAAGTATTGGAGGCGGGTGCTGCCGCCATTGCGGTAAAAGAAACCGAACTGCAGCACACGCTGAACTCTCTCGGCAAAAAGCCGAAACTTGTTATTACAGACAGCCAGGCGTTTAAACAAGTGTCTGAAGTTACCCCCAAAGATATTTTGCTTACATCCTTTTCCATTTTATTTGCCCGGCACAAGGGCAGCTTGGAGCAGGCTGTGATGGGTGCAAAAGCAGTTGATAGCCTGTGTGACGGCGATGCGGTTCTGATATCAGAGGGGTGTACACACCACCGTCAGTGCGAAGATATCGGCACTGTAAAACTACCGAAATGGATAACGGATTATACGCGTAAAGCTTTGAAATTTGAGTTCACATCCGGAACAGAGTTCCCAAAAGATTTGCAAAAGTACAAATTGGTTATACATTGCGGCGGGTGCATGCTCAACGAGCGTGAAATGAAATATCGTTTACAATGTGCCGAATACCAAAATGTACCCATAACAAACTATGGCATCCTAATTGCCTATATTCACGGTATACTCCAACGCAGTATCGAGGTGTTTCCCAATATATCGGCTCTTTTGTAA
- a CDS encoding GH3 family domain-containing protein, with amino-acid sequence MKLSEKLKKRKYDEIWQEYCGFLDLDMDSYMLIQNRLMLEQVRLWSNSELGKSILGSKNPQTIEEFRSQIPLTTYNDYADLLLQKKNDILPEPPIVWIETTWEGGQHPVKVAPYTKGMLDTYRNNLISALIICTATERGVFDVKPTDKVLYGFAPLPYLTGLIPPSLNDAIGFEFLPPVKEAVKLSFSERNKKGFKLGLSKGIDFFFGMGSVAYYISQSVTSLGNGSSTGSQKSILNYSPLTILRIIRARIRCKKEGRSLKPKDLFRLKGFVCAGTDNDCYKDDLEDLWGIRPTELFAGTEPTCVGTETWNKNGLYFFPDACFYEFIPEQEMNKSLDDEEYQPYTVLMNEVVPGEKYELVISVFKGGAFVRYRVGDVYRCLGLSSREDHTNIPRFRYIDRIPTVIDIAGFTRITENSISKVIELSGLPVEDWVAAKEFSDKKRPFLHLYVEIVPETLMTQAIGKEILREHLEVYFKYVDNDYRDLKRILGIEPLEITIVRCGTFKEYQRKTGRKMRRVNPARYDISELLAVQNECHVTYRGGII; translated from the coding sequence ATGAAGCTCAGCGAAAAACTGAAAAAAAGAAAATATGATGAAATTTGGCAGGAATACTGCGGTTTTTTAGACCTGGATATGGACAGCTACATGTTGATCCAAAACAGGTTGATGCTGGAACAAGTGCGTTTATGGAGTAACAGCGAACTCGGTAAAAGCATTTTAGGCTCCAAAAATCCTCAGACAATCGAAGAATTTCGCTCTCAGATACCTCTGACAACTTACAACGATTATGCGGATTTGCTGCTTCAAAAAAAGAATGATATTCTGCCCGAGCCGCCGATTGTTTGGATAGAAACCACCTGGGAGGGCGGGCAGCATCCGGTGAAAGTAGCCCCTTATACGAAGGGAATGCTCGATACATATCGTAACAATCTCATTTCAGCATTGATTATTTGCACGGCAACGGAGAGAGGAGTATTTGATGTAAAACCTACCGACAAGGTGCTCTATGGGTTTGCTCCGCTTCCTTATCTTACCGGGCTTATTCCGCCATCGCTTAACGATGCCATTGGTTTTGAGTTTTTGCCTCCCGTTAAAGAGGCAGTCAAATTGTCTTTCAGCGAGCGCAACAAAAAAGGTTTCAAATTAGGGCTCAGCAAGGGCATTGATTTTTTCTTTGGTATGGGCAGTGTCGCGTATTATATCAGTCAGTCAGTAACCAGTCTTGGTAACGGGAGTTCAACCGGAAGCCAAAAATCAATTCTCAACTACTCGCCTTTGACGATTTTACGGATTATCAGGGCGAGAATTCGCTGTAAAAAAGAAGGCAGATCATTAAAACCAAAGGACTTATTTCGATTAAAAGGCTTTGTATGCGCAGGTACCGATAACGATTGCTACAAAGATGACCTTGAAGACTTATGGGGAATTCGTCCAACGGAGTTGTTTGCAGGCACCGAACCTACCTGTGTTGGAACGGAGACCTGGAACAAAAACGGGCTTTATTTTTTCCCCGACGCATGCTTTTATGAATTTATACCCGAACAAGAAATGAACAAAAGCTTGGACGATGAAGAGTATCAGCCATATACCGTACTGATGAACGAAGTGGTTCCGGGCGAAAAGTACGAGCTTGTAATCTCTGTATTCAAAGGCGGAGCATTTGTCCGTTATAGGGTGGGTGATGTTTACCGCTGTCTTGGTCTATCGAGCAGAGAGGATCATACAAATATCCCAAGATTCCGATATATTGATCGTATTCCAACCGTAATTGATATTGCTGGTTTTACCCGAATTACAGAAAACTCGATTTCAAAAGTGATAGAACTGTCCGGTTTGCCTGTAGAAGATTGGGTTGCAGCGAAAGAATTCTCCGATAAAAAGCGACCGTTTTTGCACCTCTATGTTGAAATAGTACCTGAAACGCTTATGACCCAAGCAATCGGTAAAGAGATTCTTCGTGAACATTTAGAGGTCTATTTTAAATATGTGGATAACGATTACCGAGATTTAAAGCGTATTTTAGGTATAGAACCGCTTGAAATAACGATTGTCCGCTGTGGTACATTTAAAGAATATCAGCGTAAAACAGGCAGAAAAATGCGCCGTGTCAATCCTGCTCGTTATGATATTTCTGAACTTTTAGCAGTTCAGAATGAATGCCATGTAACCTATAGGGGAGGTATCATTTAA